The Periophthalmus magnuspinnatus isolate fPerMag1 chromosome 17, fPerMag1.2.pri, whole genome shotgun sequence sequence GCTTGGTTATTTGTTGTTATTGAGTTAGTTGTTGAGTCACAAAACACATTATGATGGCAAAATATTCATGTGGCAAATGCAGAAATGTATGACGCAAACTTGACAAAAATTGCATTTTTGGCTAGAAATAAAGGTTTCCATTTCTGGCTTTAAATTCACTAAAGTGTGAACTGGTAGTAGCCCTAACCCTTAACCAGGATGTTTTACAAGTTTAATATTTGTTGTTTGGTCAATAAGTCACCAAAGACCCTTTTTAACAATTACTTAAAATTACCCTATCACCCAATTACCCAATTTTACTGAACTGGCAATGATTGATGGgttaatatatgttttaaaaatttaaaatttgCCCAGCAGAAATGGTTGACTTTATGTAATACAATAAGCAAAAATGCTGGACTTGTGCCCTAAATGTAGTTGTCATTGAGGTCTTTTCTAATCTAAGTGATACTTTTATCTCTTTCAGGTTGAGTGGAGCATCTCCGTTTTTGGGGGAAACAAAGCAGGAGACTCTGACGAACATCTCGGGTGTGAACTATGATTTTGACGAAGAGTATTTCAGCAACACCAGTGAGCTGGCCAAAGACTTCATACGCCGCCTGCTGGTCAAAGATCCCAAGTAAGAATAGAGCATAATTGTAGcactaataaaacaaatgataaGCATAAGAAGCCCATCTTTTAaggtatttaaataaaattgtgttaCTTGTTTTGTAGGAAGAGAATGACGATAGGTGATAGTCTTGAACATCCATGGATTAAGGTAATTTTACACTTGTTATGAATCATAGTGAACTATTACCAAACGATACAtattttttctctccttttatttattttgaccagatataattttgttttgtgccaGTTACAGGATATACACAATAACAGATGATAATAGATGATGAAGAAAATAATCTGTACACATAAAACCTAATTTTGAATATTAAACCAAATTTACCCATCCAACACAACAGTACTATATGTATAGAATTGGCCTGTTCAAATTGAAGTTCATATGGGTGAGCTTTTTGCTTTCAAGAAACATTGGGACTATATTTTTTCAACAATACTTATTAATTGGACCTAATGCATAAGGATTAATCCACTCATTGACTGTATTAAGATATCAGACGTTTATTATTGGACAGTATaaatttttctttctctcaccaTAGGTTATTAAGAGGAGGAATGTTCGGCAGGAGGATCGGGACACCAAGACCGAGCGCCGCCGCCTGAAAACTACTCGTCTAAAGGAATACACCATCAAATCCCACTCCAGTATGCCCCCTAACAACACCTACATCAACTTCGAACGCTTCTCCCAAGTCCTGGAAGAGATCGCCGCTGCCGAGGAGGGCTTACAAGACCTGGAACGAAACCAGAAGTCCTGCAGAGAAGATGTGGCCGCCCTGTTATCCATTTACGAAGAAAAAGAGAGCTGGTATAAGGAAGAAAACCTGAGCATTTCAACTGATCTTAACCACATTAGGCAGGAGCTACAACGCACCCAGGCCCAGCGCAAGAAGAGCCAAGAGGAAGCACGCCTGACCTTGCAATCGGCCAATATCTTAAAGAGAAAGTTTGGCCGTTTGGAGAACCGCTACGAGGCGCTAGCGGAGCAGGTGGCATCTGAGGTACGCTGGGTGGAAGAGCTGGTTAAGTCCATAGCCGTGGAGAAGGAGAGCTCAAGCAGCATGCCATAGGTGCAATAAAAGAATCTTAATTAATAGACGTTTACATCTTACAAGTATTGGCCGACCCGCGTCACAAATGGGGCCAGTATACAAGTATAGAGCATGGGTTTGTATTGAGATATGGGAGGTTTACAAATTTCTTTTGGTCCATAGGCTTTAATTGATAGTAGCATATGGCAGTAAACATATGAAATTGGGGTGAAGAGTGTGGAGTGAAATACAGCAAATTATCAGAGCCCTTGCAAGacattatttttgtgtattgaaTGTATAAATTTAACTTATAATGTCACAAGTCAAGATTTTCCAGTATCAGTGCTCCCCTATTTCTGTTGCTATACAAAAATTTTAAACTTAACAATATAATTAGCCTATCAAATTGTGAAATGCAGTAATCgcattttaaataacattttcagGTGATTTACAAAATTTGTTGTTATGCTTAAGTGCCAAGTGGTAAAAATGACAGATGAGAGGAAGAGTAAAGAAAAGATTTATGGATGTTGTCAAAGAGGACATTAAGTTTGTTGTCATGAGAGAAGGTGTTGCAGAAGAGACGGTCAGATGGAGGCAGGTGAAGGCAAATCTCAATACAAATCCCAAGTACTAGCCCCATATCCATCTGTTGCTATAGTTACAGTGGGTCAGTTGTCATATTAAGCTATGCTGCTGTCTATTCACAATCACTGCACCTCTTTCTACCACCAGAGGCCAGCATGAAATCTTTGAAAATAATCATTCCTGTTTTTATaacttatttataatttttatagattttatgTACTGTAaaatttagatttgtttttgttgttttgtattttgtttcaatcatTTTGAATTTCAGATTTTGTGGTGCTTTCTCTCAGATATTTTGGCTCTTAAATGGCAGGTTTTTATTGACATCAGTGGTGTTCAGTGTGTATTTTACACTCTTCTAAGACTGAGTGTTGCAGTGATTTCCAACTGATATGAAGGGGCACAGATAGGGTGAAAATACATTGGCTGAAAACGTTGACACCAATTTAAAGTACATGTGCCATAAACTTTGTAGTAAActgttcatttttcccatagagttGTAGTCAAAGACCATGCGGTAGATATGCAGTTGTATTTGAAATATGTACAGGATATTTATCAGCCAGAAAGTGAAATAGTTAAAGATCGGCTTTAACTCTTTACCTTTGTCTGCTACcggtttgtcttcatggagatgttcttgctttgtcaGTACTGCTCCACAGAATGGCAATAAACTTCATCTCTTTGGAGACAATGGAAAAACCAAATATTACATGTTTTGAAAGATGAAAAATCCTTAAAATGTCACCCAATCAGTTGAAAACCACTGTAGTATACATATGCAATTTGTTAAATACAAGAAAGACAGTTATCATTACAGTGCCTCTTAATCAGTTGACCTCAATGCCTGTGCACTCACCACTATCTCATTCATAACTTTGAACATTTGCACAGTAGCCTTGCAATACCAAAAAGTGTGCATGCAATCTATGTGTAATGACCATGTTAATgtttctagttcattttgatcaTCTCTGGACCATAGACGTactgtgttgtattgtatttgtctaAGCGTTGTAGACTTTAGACATTCCATTGAGACTTGACATCCAGACAGCACATTCCCCATATAGAGCGAACATAAAGAGTATTTTTCATCAGACAAATGTACATGCACTTATAGAGAGGAAACTGTATTTTATTCAGAGCTGTAATGAAGAGCAGTGAATGTTTCTGCTtgtttcaaataaacaaaaataaatcaacaatgTTCCTTACGTCTATTTTTATATCACTTTAAAGTATACACTGTTTTTGGTGTTGTAAATGTCTGCATTTTCATAACATTGAACAGGGAAGCTCATTGTAAATACAGATCAAGCAATGCCTATGTTTGCATGCAGACAAAAAATTGGATCATtctctgatttctggagttatcagattattgaaatgtcgtGTACATTGGATATAAGTAATcttatttctttctgattgttcacacctgtgcaggtttttacaaaGACAACGTCATTGTACTTTGTATAACAAATGCCAGAGTTACTCTAAAAATCAGCTATTTATCTGACACGTGTCACCAAATGTTTGTGAAcagatttcttttgtgcatgCAAACACCACAGTAATCCAATCTTACTGTGGGTTATATATGATTATAGATATATATAATGatattattatctgatttctgctGGCCATGTACATATACCTAATGCAGTGTGGCAGTTTACATTTAACATGGTTGCTAAATGAATGCTAAATAACCTGCTTGTGAAATTAAGACTTGCACAAGcatcacattttatttaaatatgctATCTAACATAGCCATTTTGCGTCACCTCTTTTATAAAGTGACTAAGTCGTTGCATTTATAGGCAGTTACAATTGTATGCAGTTGGtttaatcaaaataacaaaactttataaaaagcatgtaaaaaaaactgcaatcCAGACCAGGCTCgcactgccctctggtggttagTCTATTTACCTACATTTCAACCAACTCAGATTTTTAAGTATAGAAATGGGCATTCAAACCAACAGgatgcttttatttattctcaTTTAGACCATGACATGTGTCCATGGAGTTGTATGCAGTCAGATGTTTTGAGTTTGTTGATGTAAGTGAAGATTTTGAGAGCAGGCCCCGTGCTGAGGCTCATGGTTTGGACTAGTTGATCTTCTGTGATCAGGAGCAGAGCCGCTCCATTGATCTCCTGCTGAGAACGAAACTCCTCCGCCACCTTCACACCTcctgaagagagggagacaaagagatttaatacagtgcaagcAGCATATTGGTTTAATACATATCTAAGGGATATTAGATatcaattaattaaattaacaatttaaaacttaatACTATGTATTTTGAATGGCAACATgccctcaaaatgttgcatataccaggaagcggaaagccataaataagaaaacaacacctgtcaaaagaaaatgtacacacaataaaaactGAGCCCTCTATAATtgatgtgtgtgcgtgtgtgtgtatgtatatatatatatatatatatatatatatatatagatagatagatagatagatagatagatagatagatagatagatagatagagagagagagagagagagagagagatagagatagagagagagagagagatacatacacatacatatacatacacagtaTGGCAGTGTGCTGTAGTTTATCACCTATTCTTACCTGGCAGAGGTCTGATGCAGTGGTACACTTGGTGGATGTCCCAGTGCTCAGGTCGGACTTGTTTCCCATGAAGATGTGTCTTCATAGAAACGAGCTCCTCTGATGATTGGGCCTGCGCTTTGCTCTTGGCCCGTGCCCTACATTGGGTCCACTTTGACCTCTGAGTTTGTGCagcctttaaaatatattacaataaaaacacccatccatccatccattttcttccgcttatccggggccgggtcgcgggggcagcagtctaagcagggactcccaaacttccctcaccccagacacgtcctccagctcctccggtgggatcccaaggcgttcccaggccagctgagagacatagtccctccagcgtgtcctgggtcttccccggggcctcctcccggtgggacatgcccagaacacctccctagggaggggtccaggaggcatcctgagcagatgcacgagccacctcagctggctcctctcaacgtgtaggagcagcggctctactccaagctcctcccgtgtgactgagctcctcaccctatccctaagggtgcgcccagccactctgcggaggaaacccatttcggccgcttgtatccgcgaccttgtccttttggtcattacccagagctcatgaccataggtgagggtaggaacgtagattgaccggtaaatcgagagcttcgtcttccggctcagctccttcttcaccacaatggactgatacagcgaccgcatcactgcagacgctgcaccgatccgcctggcaatctcacgctccatccttccctcactcgtgaacaagaccccgagatacttgaactccttcatttggggcagagactctccacccacccagagagggcaaaccacctttttccggttgagaaccatggcctcggatttggaggagctgattctcatcccatccgcttcacactcggctgcaaagcgccccagtgcctgctgcaggtcctggctcgatgaagccatcagggcaacatcatccgcaaatagcagagatgaaatcctgtggttcccaaaccagaacccctccggcccctggctgcgcctagaaattctgtccataaatataatg is a genomic window containing:
- the dapk3 gene encoding death-associated protein kinase 3, producing MAGFRQEEVEQYYDMGEELGSGQFAIVRKCKEKSSGIEYAAKFIKKRRLSSSRRGVSREEIEREVNILREIQHSNIITLHDIFENKTDVILILELVSGGELFDFLAEKESLTEEEATGFLKQILDGVHYLHSKCIAHFDLKPENIMLLDKNVPNPRIKLIDFGIAHQIKAGNEFKNIFGTPEFVAPEIVNYEPLGLEADMWSIGVITYILLSGASPFLGETKQETLTNISGVNYDFDEEYFSNTSELAKDFIRRLLVKDPKKRMTIGDSLEHPWIKVIKRRNVRQEDRDTKTERRRLKTTRLKEYTIKSHSSMPPNNTYINFERFSQVLEEIAAAEEGLQDLERNQKSCREDVAALLSIYEEKESWYKEENLSISTDLNHIRQELQRTQAQRKKSQEEARLTLQSANILKRKFGRLENRYEALAEQVASEVRWVEELVKSIAVEKESSSSMP